The Candidatus Thermoplasmatota archaeon genomic sequence CACTGCGCTGGATTGCAATTAAACTTTTAGAAGAAGATTTAGAGATAATAAAAATAGTAGAAAAAAAAGCACCAGATGTAGTTAAATTAGCACAAACTTTTTCCAGAGAAATAGAAGAGATACACAAAGAACCGTGTGCAACTGTGATAGCATCTGAGCGTTATGCTACTGCCGCAAAAATAGTAAAAGAAATTGAGACACATGAGCAGCCACAGAAACCATCCTGGGGGGAACGCCTAGATGCATTAAGTATGCACAGCATCGGTGGTTACGTTGTTTTATTCTTAATAATGTTCGCTATCCTTAGTTTCATATCTTTGTTCGGAGGATGGTTATCAGAAGTCTTACAGAACTTTTTTGAGCAGTTTAGACCTCAAATCTCAGGTTTTTGGCCAGAGCTTGCATGGAATGGGGGTGTAGTTGGTTTCTATGCATCACTCGGAGTCGCTCTGGGTTTTATTCTACCTTTCTACATTATATTAGGTATCCTAGAGGACTCAGGGTATTTACCAAAAGTCGCATATCTAATGGATCGACCATGTCACACAATGGGTCTCCACGGCAAAGCATGTATGCCTCTACTAGTTGCTTTTGGATGCAATGTACCTGCCTGTGCAGGTTGTAGAATCCTTGAAACCAATAGAGACAGATACATCGCTTTGATACTATCAACACTAATTCCTTGTTCAGCGAGAACCGTGGTTATTCTTGGTCTAGTTGGTGCCTATGTAGGTATTGGTTGGGCAGTCGCTTTATACATATTTGATTTCATATTAATCTTCCTTATAGGCAGACTGTTAAATAAGATAATACCAGGCTCATCTGTAGGAATCATAATGGAGATGCCACCATATAGAACACCATCATCTAGAGTTATAATCAAACAAGCATGGGTGAGATTCAAACCATTTGTTTTAACAGCCGTACCATTAATCATACTAGGTAGCATTATTGTAGAAGCCATGAGATTAACAAACGTACTCTCAGCTATCTCTGATTTATTAAGCCCGATAACAGTCGTATGGCTAGGTTTACCAGCTTTCACTGGTTTCTTGTTCATATTTGGTGTTTTAAGAAAAGAAGCAGCACTTGTACTACTTGCAACAGCTGCGGGAACAACCAACATAAGCCAGGTAATGTCACCTTTAC encodes the following:
- the feoB gene encoding ferrous iron transport protein B, with product MEKTDITIALAGNANVGKSVIFNQLTGLGQIIGNWPGKTVEKAEGILVHHDKRIKVIDLPGIYSLSTYSQEELISREYIALGHPDVVVNVVDATALERNLFFTLQLIEMQIPLVLAINLIDVAKKKGININYQLLSDILGVPVVQTVATKGIGVHEIADESLKIINQKTTVKKPRIRYGSEIEKRIEKIEETLRQTNIGYPLRWIAIKLLEEDLEIIKIVEKKAPDVVKLAQTFSREIEEIHKEPCATVIASERYATAAKIVKEIETHEQPQKPSWGERLDALSMHSIGGYVVLFLIMFAILSFISLFGGWLSEVLQNFFEQFRPQISGFWPELAWNGGVVGFYASLGVALGFILPFYIILGILEDSGYLPKVAYLMDRPCHTMGLHGKACMPLLVAFGCNVPACAGCRILETNRDRYIALILSTLIPCSARTVVILGLVGAYVGIGWAVALYIFDFILIFLIGRLLNKIIPGSSVGIIMEMPPYRTPSSRVIIKQAWVRFKPFVLTAVPLIILGSIIVEAMRLTNVLSAISDLLSPITVVWLGLPAFTGFLFIFGVLRKEAALVLLATAAGTTNISQVMSPLQMIIFALVIMIYIPCIATIAAIVKEAGWKRAISITFFEITLAILIGGIAFRILHLIM